In a single window of the Limnohabitans sp. 2KL-27 genome:
- the asd gene encoding archaetidylserine decarboxylase (Phosphatidylserine decarboxylase is synthesized as a single chain precursor. Generation of the pyruvoyl active site from a Ser is coupled to cleavage of a Gly-Ser bond between the larger (beta) and smaller (alpha chains). It is an integral membrane protein.): protein MSSSFSDRLAVLPQYLIPKQALTAFAGWVAGSQWGGATTGIIDWFVQRYNVNMSEAANPDTASYKSFNEFFTRPLHASARPLAHAAYVSPVDGAISQCGQIAGDQVFQAKGHSYSTRALVGGDAALAAQFQDGQFATLYLSPRDYHRIHMPCAGRLSRMVYVPGDLFSVNPTTARGVPGLFARNERVVCVFEGEHGPFVMVLVGATIVGSMATVWHGVVNPPRPGTVREWTYEMGSISLAQGEEMGRFLLGSTVVMLFPQSVMQFNTDWTPARPIAMGEAMGSVV from the coding sequence ATGTCCAGTTCCTTCTCTGACCGCTTGGCGGTTTTGCCGCAGTACCTGATCCCCAAGCAAGCCCTGACCGCCTTTGCGGGCTGGGTGGCGGGCAGCCAGTGGGGCGGCGCGACCACCGGCATCATCGACTGGTTCGTCCAGCGCTACAACGTGAACATGAGCGAAGCGGCCAACCCGGACACGGCCAGTTACAAGAGCTTCAACGAGTTTTTCACCCGCCCGCTCCACGCCAGCGCACGCCCTTTGGCCCATGCCGCATATGTCAGCCCCGTGGACGGCGCCATCAGCCAGTGCGGCCAGATTGCAGGCGATCAGGTGTTCCAAGCCAAGGGCCACAGCTACAGCACACGCGCTTTGGTGGGCGGCGACGCGGCGCTGGCGGCGCAGTTTCAAGATGGCCAATTTGCCACGCTCTACCTCAGCCCGCGCGACTACCACCGCATCCACATGCCTTGCGCAGGGCGCTTGTCCCGCATGGTTTACGTGCCGGGCGACTTGTTCTCGGTCAACCCGACCACAGCCCGGGGTGTGCCCGGCCTGTTTGCCCGCAATGAACGCGTGGTGTGCGTTTTCGAGGGCGAGCACGGCCCCTTTGTGATGGTGCTGGTGGGTGCCACCATTGTGGGCAGCATGGCCACGGTGTGGCACGGGGTGGTCAACCCCCCACGCCCAGGCACGGTGCGCGAATGGACTTACGAGATGGGCAGCATCAGCCTGGCGCAAGGTGAAGAGATGGGCCGCTTTTTGCTCGGCTCTACGGTGGTGATGTTGTTCCCCCAAAGCGTGATGCAGTTCAACACCGACTGGACACCCGCCCGACCCATCGCCATGGGCGAGGCGATGGGGTCCGTGGTTTGA